One genomic region from Macaca mulatta isolate MMU2019108-1 chromosome 20, T2T-MMU8v2.0, whole genome shotgun sequence encodes:
- the ZNF319 gene encoding zinc finger protein 319, with protein sequence MSESWQQPPQTQPQQPQPPQPQHHAEPPPALAEHTLPPGTAENPLGCAVYGILLQPDPGLQPPQHAPLQAAGEPGPKCGVCGHDLAHLSSPHEHQCLAGHDRSFQCTQCLKIFHQATDLLEHQCVQAEQKPFVCGVCKMGFSLLTSLAQHHSSHSGLVKCSICEKTYKPAEAAEPATTAAPSLPAAPPPSTVTPAEQADKPYSCPICQKPFKHLSELSRHERIHTGEKPYKCTLCDKSFSQSSHLVHHKRTHSSERPYKCAVCEKTFKHRSHLVRHMYAHSGEHHLFRCNVCELHFKESSELLQHPCTPSGERPFRCGECQKAFKRPSDLRQHERTHSAERPFKCDLCPMGFKQQYALMRHRRTHKTEEPFKCGLCEKGFGQPSHLLYHQHVHTLETLFKCPVCQKGFDQSAELLRHKCLPGAAERPFKCPVCNKAYKRASALQKHQLAHCAAAEKPLRCTLCERRFFSSSEFVQHRCDPAREKPLKCPDCEKRFKYASDLQRHRRVHTGEKPYKCPNCDKAFKQREHLNKHQGVHAREQQFKCVWCGERFLDVALLQEHSAQHSAAAAAAEGAYQVAACLP encoded by the coding sequence ATGTCGGAAAGCTGGCAACAGCCGCCACAGACGcagccacagcagccacagccacCGCAGCCTCAGCACCATGCAGAGCCACCGCCAGCCCTGGCGGAGCACACACTGCCCCCGGGCACGGCGGAGAACCCCCTGGGCTGTGCCGTCTATGGCATCCTCCTGCAGCCAGACCCGGGCCTGCAGCCCCCACAACACGCGCCCCTGCAGGCAGCAGGAGAGCCAGGCCccaaatgtggtgtgtgtggtcaCGACCTGGCGCACCTGTCCAGTCCGCATGAGCACCAGTGTCTGGCGGGCCATGACCGCTCATTCCAGTGCACACAGTGTCTCAAAATCTTCCACCAGGCCACTGATCTGCTGGAGCACCAGTGCGTGCAGGCTGAACAGAAGCCCTTTGTCTGTGGGGTCTGCAAGATGGGCTTCTCACTACTCACCTCACTGGCGCAGCACCACAGCTCCCACAGTGGCCTGGTGAAGTGTTCCATCTGTGAGAAGACCTACAAGCCTGCCGAGGCAGCGGAGCCGGCCACCACTGCCGCCCCATCGCTTCCTGCAGCACCCCCGCCTTCCACTGTCACCCCTGCTGAACAGGCTGACAAGCCCTACAGCTGCCCCATCTGCCAAAAGCCCTTCAAGCACCTGTCGGAGCTCTCTCGGCATGAGCGGATCCACACCGGTGAGAAGCCCTACAAGTGCACGCTGTGTGACAAGAGCTTCAGTCAGTCGTCGCACCTGGTGCACCACAAGCGCACGCACAGCTCTGAGCGGCCCTACAAGTGCGCAGTCTGCGAGAAGACCTTCAAACACCGCTCTCACCTGGTGCGCCACATGTATGCGCACTCGGGCGAGCACCACCTGTTCCGCTGCAACGTGTGCGAGTTGCATTTCAAGGAGTCGTCGGAGCTGCTGCAGCACCCGTGCACGCCAAGCGGGGAGCGGCCCTTCCGCTGCGGTGAGTGCCAGAAGGCCTTCAAGCGGCCCTCGGACCTGCGGCAGCATGAGCGCACACACAGCGCTGAGCGGCCCTTCAAGTGCGACCTGTGCCCCATGGGCTTCAAGCAGCAGTACGCACTGATGCGGCACCGGCGCACGCACAAGACCGAGGAGCCCTTCAAATGCGGCCTGTGTGAGAAGGGCTTTGGGCAGCCCAGCCACCTGCTCTACCACCAGCACGTGCACACCCTCGAGACTCTCTTCAAGTGCCCCGTGTGCCAGAAGGGCTTTGACCAGTCTGCCGAGCTGCTGCGGCACAAGTGCCTGCCCGGCGCGGCCGAGCGGCCCTTCAAGTGCCCTGTGTGCAACAAGGCCTACAAGCGGGCGTCGGCCCTGCAGAAGCACCAGCTGGCCCACTGTGCGGCGGCGGAGAAGCCCCTGCGCTGCACGCTGTGCGAACGCcgcttcttctcctcttctgagTTCGTGCAGCACCGCTGCGACCCGGCCCGTGAGAAGCCACTCAAGTGCCCAGACTGCGAGAAACGCTTCAAGTACGCGTCAGACCTGCAGCGGCACCGGCGGGTACACACGGGCGAGAAGCCCTACAAGTGCCCCAACTGTGACAAGGCCTTCAAGCAGCGGGAGCATCTCAACAAGCACCAGGGCGTGCACGCCCGCGAGCAGCAGTTCAAGTGCGTATGGTGCGGGGAGCGCTTCCTAGACGTGGCCTTGTTGCAGGAGCACAGCGCGCAGCATagtgccgccgccgccgcagcgGAGGGCGCCTACCAGGTAGCCGCCTGCCTGCCCTGA
- the LOC144338040 gene encoding uncharacterized protein LOC144338040, whose product MPLLPRPRLPGPRAARLSARLHKAIGPSARPPSAPRPGPATPAARVASSVPAAASPSPAPGPAAAATRGRGLAARVGRAAADGAGIKGRPREQLVAARPAPALQAAWSRKA is encoded by the exons ATGCCGCTCCTCCCCCGGCCCCGCCTCCCTGGCCCCCGCGCCGCCCGCCTGTCCGCCCGTCTCCACAAGGCCATCGGTCCGTCCGCCCGCCCTCCCAGCGCTCCTCGCCCCGGCCCCGCTACTCCGGCAGCGCGCGTCGCTTCCTCCGTTCCGGCCGCCGCTAGCCCGTCCCCCGCCCCCGGTCCGGCCGCCGCCGCTACGCGAGGCCGGGGATTGGCAGCGCGCGTAGGCCGCGCCGCCGCGGATGGAGCCGGAATAAAGGGGCGGCCGAGAGAGCAGCTGGTCGCCGCTCGCCCCGCGCCTGCCCTGCAGGCGGCCTGGAGCAG GAAGGCTTAG
- the USB1 gene encoding U6 snRNA phosphodiesterase 1 isoform X6: MSAAPLVGYSSSGSEDESEDGRQTRPGNGSHRRGQSPLPRQRFPVPDSVLNMFPGTEEGPEDDSTKHGGRVRTFPHERGNWATHVYVPYEAKEEFLDLLDVLLPHAQTYVPRLVRMEAFHLSLSQSVVLRHHWILPFVQALKARMASFHGPHPGGH; this comes from the exons ATGAGCGCGGCGCCCCTGGTGGGCTACAGCAGCAGCGGCTCCGAGGATGAGTCCGAGGACGGGAGGCAGACCAGGCCGGGGAACGGGAGCCACCGTCG tggCCAGAGCCCCCTTCCCAGGCAGAGATTTCCAGTACCTGACAGTGTGCTGAACATGTTCCCGGGCACCGAGGAGGGGCCTGAAGATGACAGCACAAAACACGGGGGACGGGTGCGCACCTTCCCCCACGAGCGGGGCAACTGGGCCACCCACGTCTATGTACCAT ATGAAGCCAAGGAGGAGTTCCTGGATCTGCTTGACGTGTTGCTCCCCCATGCCCAGACATATGTCCCCCGCCTGGTAAGGATGGAAGCGTTCCACCTCAGCCTGTCCCAGAGTGTGGTTCTGCGCCACCACTGGATCCTCCCCTTTGTGCAGGCTCTGAAAGCCCGCATGGCCTCCTTCCA CGGCCCCCATCCAGGAGGCCACTGA